The genomic interval TTCTGCTTCAACTTTCAAACGTTCAACACGCCTATTTCTTTGCTGCTTCTGCAAATTCCCGCAAAACAGTATATGGGTCTTTTGCCTTCACTATGCCACTTGCAACCAACACACCTTGAGTGCCAAGCTTCAACGCAGCCTTAACATCTTCTCCACGAGTTATTCCAGCACCACAAAGTATTGTTACTTCAGAATTAACTTCTCTGACGAGCTTCACAGTGCCAGTTACAACCTCTGGTTTAGCCTTTGAAACAGGGATTCCAGTGCCGATAAGCTCAGGCGGCTCAACAGCTATTATGTCTGGTTTAAGGGCTGCCACCGCAGCGCTTACGTTGGGGTCATTGGCGCAAACGACTGAAAGCAAACCTTGCTCACGCGTTATCGCGATTGCTTCATTAATGTCTGAAAGTTTAAGCTGCCTCTCCGAATGGTTAATTAACGTTCCAACAGCGCCAGCTTCCTTTACAGATTCAGCAAGCACGTGCCCCGTGAAACTGCCAGGCCTTATAGGGTCTATGTGTTGAGCAAAAACTGGAATTTTCACAGCTTTCGCGACTGCAGCGATGTCTGCGAACTGAGGGGCGACGCCGATATAAACAGATGTCTCCTCATTCACTTTTTCAGCTTTTTTTGCAAGCTCAACCGCCTTTCGTCCAGTTGCTTCAGAATACGCTTTGAAGTTGACAATTATCATTGGTGTTCTGAATTTCTTCGGCAATTAACTCACCTATCTTAGGTTAACTTTAACGGTTAATATTATTTTGGAACAGAAAAATGAGTTGTGGATGTGCCGCGACTAATCTCGCACCTAACGGTTAAAAGCGGTTCGTTTAGGCACGAAAACAGCAGCAGCAATGGTTGTAGTCCATAAGCCGCCCTTGTCTCCAGTTGCAGATTGCGTTATGTTTGTTGTTTTGATTATCATCCCGGTGGTTTTGAAAAGCTGTTTCCTTTCGTCCCAAGCAGTTTCTGGGTCAAATTGAATTCCCATGGTTGTAGCAAGCATCGTTGCCGCTAAATCTTCCGCGTAGTCTCCCGCTTTATCGTCTGGCTGCCCATAAGAGTGGTGTTCGGACAAGTAGCCATAATTGTTTTTACCTGAAGGAATTGCCACTCCTATTGATGACGCTATAAGCCTGTGTGGCTCATTAGTTTGGTTTCTTGCTAAAACGACGAAGGTTATTTCGCC from Candidatus Bathyarchaeota archaeon A05DMB-5 carries:
- the tpiA gene encoding triose-phosphate isomerase, whose protein sequence is MIIVNFKAYSEATGRKAVELAKKAEKVNEETSVYIGVAPQFADIAAVAKAVKIPVFAQHIDPIRPGSFTGHVLAESVKEAGAVGTLINHSERQLKLSDINEAIAITREQGLLSVVCANDPNVSAAVAALKPDIIAVEPPELIGTGIPVSKAKPEVVTGTVKLVREVNSEVTILCGAGITRGEDVKAALKLGTQGVLVASGIVKAKDPYTVLREFAEAAKK
- a CDS encoding arginine decarboxylase, pyruvoyl-dependent codes for the protein MIPKYFFLTKGVGKHKEQLQSFELALRSAGIQHCNIVNVSSIIPPGCKLISRERGLKMIRPGEITFVVLARNQTNEPHRLIASSIGVAIPSGKNNYGYLSEHHSYGQPDDKAGDYAEDLAATMLATTMGIQFDPETAWDERKQLFKTTGMIIKTTNITQSATGDKGGLWTTTIAAAVFVPKRTAFNR